The genomic stretch AGGCCTCCGCCATCATTGGCAGGATCAAGCCGGATGCGGTGGTCGGCTTTGGCGGCTACCCGACGCTGCCGCCGCTCTATGCGGCGACGCGGCGCAAGGTGCCGACGCTGATCCATGAGCAGAATGCGGTGATGGGGCGCGCCAACCGGGCGCTGGCCGGCCGCGTGGATGCCATTGCCGGCGGCTTCCTGCCGCAGGATACGAGTGCCATCGGTGAAAAGACGGTGACGACAGGCAATCCCGTCAGGCCGGCGGTGCTGGAGGCGGCCAAGACGCCTTACGCCGCGTCGACCGGGGAGGAGCCGTTCCGCCTGCTGGTGTTCGGCGGCAGTCAGGGCGCGCAGTTCTTTTCCGATGCCATGCCGGGCGCCATCGCGCTGCTTTCGGATGCCCAGCGCAAGCGCTTGCTGATCACGCAGCAGGCCCGCGCGGATGACGTGGCGCGGGTGAAGGCGGCCTATGCGACCCTTGGCGTCGCCGTCGAGGTCTCGCCCTTCTTCACCGACATGGCGGCACGCATCGCCGCGGCGCATCTGGTGATCTCGCGCTCCGGCGCCTCGACCGTGTCGGAGATCGCTGTCATCGGCCGGCCCGCGCTGCTGGTGCCCTATCCCTATGCGCTTGACCACGACCAGGCGGCGAACGCTGCGGCGCTTGCCGCTGCCGGCGGCGGCGAGGTGCACCCGCAATCGACGCTGTCGCCTGAACGGATTGCAACCCTCATTGGCGGGCTGATGGACAATCCCGAGCGGCTGGCGGCGATGGCCGCGGGCGCGAAGTCGGCCGGCAGGCCGGACGCGGCACGGTTGCTCGCCGATCTCACAGAGGCTATTGCGTCCAGAAAAACCGTTACGGATTTCAGGAAGGGGACGCACCCATGAAGATGCCGCAGACCATCGGCCTTGTGCATTTCATCGGCATTGGCGGCATCGGCATGAGCGGCATCGCCGAGGTGCTGCACAATCTCGGCTACAAGGTGCAAGGGTCCGACCAGGCCGACAGCGCCAATGTGCAGCGGCTGCGCGACAAGGGCATCGAATGCTTCGTCGGCCACAAGGCCGAGAATCTCGGCGATGCCGAGGTGGTGGTCGTCTCAACGGCGATCAAGAAGACCAATCCGGAGTTGAAGGCCGCGCGCGAAAAGCTGCTGCCGATCGTGCGCCGCGCCGAGATGCTGGCCGAATTGATGCGCTTCCGCCAGGCGGTGGCGATCGGCGGCACGCATGGCAAGACGACGACGACCTCGATGGTGGCGACGCTGCTCGAAGCCGGCGGGCTCGACCCGACCGTCATCAATGGCGGCATCATCAACGCCTATGGCACCAATGCCCGCATGGGCGACGGCGAATGGATGGTGGTCGAGGCCGACGAGAGCGACGGCACTTTCCTGAAGCTGCCGGCCGAGATCGCCGTGGTCACCAACATCGATCCCGAGCATCTCGACCACTATGGCAGCTTCGACAAGGTGCGCGAGGCGTTCCGCCAGTTCGTCGAGAATGTGCCCTTCTACGGCTTTGGCGTGATGTGCACCGATCACCCCGAGGTGCAGGCGCTGGTCGGCCGCATCGAGGACCGCCGTGTCATCACTTATGGCGAGAACGCGCAGGCCGATGTGCGCTTTACCAACCACCGCATGGCGGGTGCGACATCCGAGTTCGACGTGGTGATCCGCGACCGCAAGACCGGCGCCCAGAAGACGATAGCGGATTTGCGCCTGCCGATGCCCGGCCGCCACAATGTCTCCAATGCAACGGCGGCGATCGCCGTCGCGCACGAGCTCGGCCTGTCCGCCGAGGCGATCAAGAAGGGCCTGTCGTCCTTCGCCGGCGTCAAGCGCCGTTTCACCCAGACCGGTTCGTGGAACGGCGTCGACGTGTTCGACGATTACGGCCACCATCCGGTCGAGATCTCGGCGGTGCTGAAGGCGGCGCGCAGCGCCACCAAGGGCCGCGTCATCGCCATTGCCCAGCCGCACCGCTTCACCCGGCTGCACGATTTGTTCAACGAGTTCTCGGCCTGCTTCAACGACGCCGATACGGTGATGGTGGCGCCAGTCTACGCTGCCGGCGAAGACCCGATCGACGGCGTCACGTCGGACGAATTGGTGTCGCGCATCCGTGCCGCTGGCCATCGCGATGCGCGCTACATCGAAGGACCGGCCGCAATCGCACCGATCATTCGCGATCTGGCCAAGCCCGGCGACTTCGTCGTCTTCCTCGGCGCCGGCAACATCACCCAATGGGCCTATGCTCTGCCCAAGGAGCTTGCCGCCTCATGATGCACGGCCAGGCCCTGATCGACAAACTCGGCGATCGGCTTGCCGGCCTGCGCGGCCGGCTGACGCCGAATGCCGAGATGGACAAGATCACCTGGTTCCGCGCCGGTGGTCTGGCCGAGGCGCTGTTCCAGCCGGCGGACGAGGAGGACCTTGCTGCCTTCCTGCGCGCGGTTCCCGAAGAGATCCCCCTGACGATCGTTGGCGTCGGCTCCAACCTTCTGGTTCGCGACGGCGGCATTCCGGGTTTTGTCATCCGGCTTTCGGCCAAGGGTTTTGGCGAGGCCGAAATCGTTTCGCCGATCAGGATCGAGGCCGGCGCTGCGACGCCCGACAAGCGCGTGGCGGCCCTGGCGCTTGAAGCGGGCATTGGCGGCTTCCATTTCTACCACGGCATTCCGGGCGCCATTGGCGGGGCATTGAGGATGAATGCCGGCGCGAATGGCGTCGAGACACGCGAGCGCGTCGTCGAGGTGCGGGCGCTCGACCGCAAGGGCAATGTCCAGACGCTGAGCAATGCCGAGATGGGCTACGCCTATCGTCATTCGGCCGCACCGTCGGGCCTGATCTTCACCTCGGCAGTGTTTGAAGGCTTTGCCGAGGACAAGGCCACGATCAAGGCGGCGATGGACGCGGTGCAAAACCACCGTGAGACCGTGCAGCCGATCCGCGAGAAGACCGGTGGGTCGACCTTCAAGAATCCCGAAGGCACGTCGGCCTGGAAGGAGATCGACAAGGCGGGCTGCCGTGGCCTGATGATCGGTGGCGCGCAGATGTCGCCAATGCACTGCAACTTCATGATCAACACCGGCACGGCGACCGGTTACGACCTCGAATATCTCGGCGAGACGGTGCGCGCCCGCGTGCTCGAGCATTCGGGTATCCGGCTGCACTGGGAGATTAAGCGCATCGGCAATTTCCGGCCCGGACATGCCGTGCAGGAGTTTCTGGGGCAGTTGCTCTGATCCTGGTTGAAGTTCATGTGATGCATGAACTTCAGCACGCTGCCAAAGCGCGCGAAACCGTTGCTGCAAAGACTCAGCGAGGCGGTTTTCGCAGCCATTTTCTCACAAAGTGAATCTCTCGGAATCATAAGCACTTGCCAGTGAATCAACTCTCTGATTCTCTGCTCCAAAGCGTTTCCTGATTTGAGTCGTTCGACGCGTTATCCGCGTTTTCCGTCTGGTGGGGGCAGCCTGCCGGGAGACTCGGACTCAATGTTGCGGAAATCTTGGTTTTTGGTCCGCCGTGAGAGGGGATGACGGGGAATGAAAAGCAAGCATGTGGCCGTCCTGCTGGGAGGTTTTTCGTCCGAGCGGCCCGTGTCCCTGTCTTCTGGAAAGGCTTGCGCCGATGCGCTCGAGCAGGAAGGCTATCAGGTCACGCGCGTCGATGTCGGGCGCGATGTCGGCTCCGTGCTTGCCGAGCTCAAGCCTGATGTTGCCTTCAATGCGCTGCACGGCCCATTTGGCGAGGACGGCACTATCCAGGGTATCCTCGAATATCTCGGCATTCCATACACCCATTCCGGTGTGCTCGCCTCGGCGCTCGCCATGAACAAGGAGCAGGCGAAGAAGATCGTCAAATCGGTCGGTGTTCCCGTCGCCGAATCGAAAGTCACCAATCGCTTCGCCATCCAGAACAAGCATCCGATGAAGCCGCCCTATGTGATCAAGCCGGTCAATGAGGGGTCGAGCTTTGGTGTCGTCATCGTGTCGGAGGGGCAGTCGCATCCGCCCCAGGTCGTCGGGTCGTCCGAGTGGAAATATGGCGATACCGTCATGGTCGAGCGCTACATCCACGGGCGCGAGCTGACCTGCGCCGTTATGGGCGATGTGGCGCTCGGCGTCTGTGAGATCATCCCGACGGGCCATTCCTTCTACGATTACGATTCAAAATATGTCGCGGGCGGATCAAAACACGAATGCCCCGCAAAAGTTTCACCGAATATTTACCAAAAAATACAGACACTGGCGCTCAAGGCTCACCAAGCTGTCGGCTGTCGGGGCGTTTCCCGGTCGGACTTCCGTTATGACGATCGTCACTCCGAAAATGGCGAGGTTGTATGGCTCGAGGTCAACACTCAGCCGGGCATGACGCCGACGTCTTTGGTGCCTGAAATCGCTGCCCAGGCCGGGCATTCGTTTGGTGAATTGTTGAGTTGGATGGTGGAGGACGCTTCGTGTCTGCGTTGAAATGGGGACAGGGCAAGGGGAAGGGCGCGGCCGTGCCGTCGCTGTTCGGCCTGTCATTGTCGTTTGACCATTTCGTGCTGCCGCGCGTGCTTC from Mesorhizobium sp. NZP2077 encodes the following:
- the murB gene encoding UDP-N-acetylmuramate dehydrogenase; translated protein: MMHGQALIDKLGDRLAGLRGRLTPNAEMDKITWFRAGGLAEALFQPADEEDLAAFLRAVPEEIPLTIVGVGSNLLVRDGGIPGFVIRLSAKGFGEAEIVSPIRIEAGAATPDKRVAALALEAGIGGFHFYHGIPGAIGGALRMNAGANGVETRERVVEVRALDRKGNVQTLSNAEMGYAYRHSAAPSGLIFTSAVFEGFAEDKATIKAAMDAVQNHRETVQPIREKTGGSTFKNPEGTSAWKEIDKAGCRGLMIGGAQMSPMHCNFMINTGTATGYDLEYLGETVRARVLEHSGIRLHWEIKRIGNFRPGHAVQEFLGQLL
- a CDS encoding D-alanine--D-alanine ligase; the encoded protein is MKSKHVAVLLGGFSSERPVSLSSGKACADALEQEGYQVTRVDVGRDVGSVLAELKPDVAFNALHGPFGEDGTIQGILEYLGIPYTHSGVLASALAMNKEQAKKIVKSVGVPVAESKVTNRFAIQNKHPMKPPYVIKPVNEGSSFGVVIVSEGQSHPPQVVGSSEWKYGDTVMVERYIHGRELTCAVMGDVALGVCEIIPTGHSFYDYDSKYVAGGSKHECPAKVSPNIYQKIQTLALKAHQAVGCRGVSRSDFRYDDRHSENGEVVWLEVNTQPGMTPTSLVPEIAAQAGHSFGELLSWMVEDASCLR
- the murG gene encoding undecaprenyldiphospho-muramoylpentapeptide beta-N-acetylglucosaminyltransferase; this translates as MARGVILLAAGGTGGHLFPAEALAHELIERGWSVQLATDDRAERFAGHFPAAAIHPIQSATMGSKNPIAVLGAFWKIWRGVREASAIIGRIKPDAVVGFGGYPTLPPLYAATRRKVPTLIHEQNAVMGRANRALAGRVDAIAGGFLPQDTSAIGEKTVTTGNPVRPAVLEAAKTPYAASTGEEPFRLLVFGGSQGAQFFSDAMPGAIALLSDAQRKRLLITQQARADDVARVKAAYATLGVAVEVSPFFTDMAARIAAAHLVISRSGASTVSEIAVIGRPALLVPYPYALDHDQAANAAALAAAGGGEVHPQSTLSPERIATLIGGLMDNPERLAAMAAGAKSAGRPDAARLLADLTEAIASRKTVTDFRKGTHP
- the murC gene encoding UDP-N-acetylmuramate--L-alanine ligase, yielding MKMPQTIGLVHFIGIGGIGMSGIAEVLHNLGYKVQGSDQADSANVQRLRDKGIECFVGHKAENLGDAEVVVVSTAIKKTNPELKAAREKLLPIVRRAEMLAELMRFRQAVAIGGTHGKTTTTSMVATLLEAGGLDPTVINGGIINAYGTNARMGDGEWMVVEADESDGTFLKLPAEIAVVTNIDPEHLDHYGSFDKVREAFRQFVENVPFYGFGVMCTDHPEVQALVGRIEDRRVITYGENAQADVRFTNHRMAGATSEFDVVIRDRKTGAQKTIADLRLPMPGRHNVSNATAAIAVAHELGLSAEAIKKGLSSFAGVKRRFTQTGSWNGVDVFDDYGHHPVEISAVLKAARSATKGRVIAIAQPHRFTRLHDLFNEFSACFNDADTVMVAPVYAAGEDPIDGVTSDELVSRIRAAGHRDARYIEGPAAIAPIIRDLAKPGDFVVFLGAGNITQWAYALPKELAAS